In one Cellulomonas sp. JZ18 genomic region, the following are encoded:
- a CDS encoding SRPBCC domain-containing protein — protein sequence MSTDETLTALSFTVSGRVARPCEQVYEAVADPEQLSRYFTTGGARGRLEPGADVTWDFADFPGRFPVTVVEADPPRRLVIEWGGEATTGEGGTTRTEFAFEPVDDGARTLVTITESSWRPTPDGARAAFGNCEGWTSMLNALKAWLEHGVNLRDGFYR from the coding sequence ATGTCAACCGACGAGACACTCACCGCACTGTCCTTCACCGTGTCGGGGCGCGTCGCGCGCCCCTGCGAGCAGGTGTACGAGGCCGTCGCCGACCCCGAGCAGCTCTCGCGCTACTTCACCACCGGCGGCGCCCGCGGCCGGCTCGAGCCCGGAGCCGACGTCACCTGGGACTTCGCCGACTTCCCCGGCCGGTTCCCCGTCACCGTCGTCGAGGCCGACCCGCCCCGACGCCTCGTCATCGAGTGGGGCGGCGAGGCGACCACGGGCGAGGGCGGCACCACGCGCACCGAGTTCGCGTTCGAGCCGGTCGACGACGGGGCGCGCACGCTCGTGACGATCACGGAGTCCTCGTGGCGCCCGACGCCCGACGGCGCCCGTGCCGCGTTCGGCAACTGCGAGGGCTGGACGAGCATGCTGAACGCCCTCAAGGCGTGGCTCGAGCACGGGGTGAACCTGCGGGACGGGTTCTACCGCTGA